Part of the Virgibacillus necropolis genome, CAAAACCATGTATATGATTTTGCTTATATGCTTCAGGTGAACGCACATCGATAAATTGTTTATCTTTATCCTTCAAATGCCCCCGTAATTCAGATGGGTTCTTACGTCTAACACCAATTACTGGCATGATGCTTTTTAACAATAAATAAAAGATGATCGCCAGAACGATAACTAAAACATTTTCCAATTAAAAACAACTCCCTAATAGTGCGTGTTTAACATTCGTTTCCCCATATCAACACTAAATCCAATATATCAACACTCGCTCCTGGATATCAACCCTTATTTCGGCCTCCTTGTTTACTACTTGAACTTTTTTTCAGAGAATAAACAAGGGTTAACTTCAGTTTATCACTTTTTAGGGCGCTTATTTTCAGGTTGCTTTATCCAATGTCGGATTCCTTTTCCAGCGTAAGGCTCATCAGTGAACCTAGGAATAATATGTAAATGTGCATGTGGAATCGATTGGCCCCCAACCTCGCCAGTATTCCAACCAACGCTGTATCCATCAGGCGCATATGCTTCATCAAGAAGCCGTTTAGCTTTTTGCATCAGATCTCTTGTATCTTTCCATTCCTGTTCAGATAAATCAAAAACCGTTTGCACATGATTTTTGGGTATGATCAGGCCGCTTCCTTCCAATATTGTTTGTTCTTTCTTTTTTTGTATGTAACGACAGGTTTCGTTTTCAAAAATAATTTTTTGTTCTTCATCTTG contains:
- a CDS encoding rhodanese-like domain-containing protein; the encoded protein is MENVLVIVLAIIFYLLLKSIMPVIGVRRKNPSELRGHLKDKDKQFIDVRSPEAYKQNHIHGFENIPLSELSSSIEKLERSNEIVLISDSKRQMKKASAKMKRRGFRYVTTVQGGLQSWNEGENK
- a CDS encoding HIT family protein, whose product is MKSGKNCPFCVLNQDEEQKIIFENETCRYIQKKKEQTILEGSGLIIPKNHVQTVFDLSEQEWKDTRDLMQKAKRLLDEAYAPDGYSVGWNTGEVGGQSIPHAHLHIIPRFTDEPYAGKGIRHWIKQPENKRPKK